From a region of the Seleniivibrio woodruffii genome:
- a CDS encoding ABC transporter ATP-binding protein, translated as MELKTKDNPFIILRDISFSLKKGEILGIAGESGSGKTILAKTILNLIRKPVVKTAGTISLDGRELVTEKDFASVRGNRISMIFQNPTGSLNPVFTIGQQITEAILTHNPKMSKAEARQKAIELLTEVEIPHPAERMNSYPHQLSGGMNQRAMIAIALSCDPEVLIADEPTTALDVTIQQQILNLIKKLNREKNLSVIFITHDLGLLTRIADESFIMYAGEIMERLTGTDLQAGNIRHPYTKALRECVPAIGETREYLNTIKGTITFNSAEFDSKCIFAERCGRRTDRCLTEKPVFGNGFSCHNPY; from the coding sequence GTGGAACTGAAAACAAAGGACAATCCTTTCATCATTCTGCGGGATATCAGCTTTTCCCTGAAAAAAGGGGAAATACTGGGAATCGCCGGAGAATCGGGAAGCGGGAAGACCATTCTGGCCAAAACCATCCTGAATCTCATCAGAAAACCTGTGGTTAAAACCGCAGGAACCATCTCGCTTGACGGCAGAGAACTCGTCACCGAAAAAGATTTTGCATCTGTGCGTGGAAACAGGATATCAATGATATTCCAGAACCCCACAGGCTCACTGAACCCCGTGTTCACCATCGGTCAGCAGATCACAGAGGCGATCCTCACCCACAATCCAAAAATGTCAAAGGCCGAAGCCAGACAGAAGGCCATTGAACTGCTCACAGAGGTTGAGATACCCCACCCTGCCGAGCGCATGAACTCATATCCGCACCAGCTTTCGGGCGGAATGAACCAGAGGGCGATGATTGCTATTGCCCTGTCGTGCGACCCCGAAGTGCTCATTGCGGACGAACCCACAACCGCACTTGATGTCACCATTCAGCAGCAGATACTTAACCTTATAAAAAAGCTGAACCGTGAGAAAAATCTCTCTGTGATATTCATAACCCACGATCTGGGACTGCTCACCAGAATTGCAGACGAGAGCTTCATCATGTACGCCGGGGAGATTATGGAGCGGCTCACGGGAACAGACCTGCAGGCCGGAAACATACGCCATCCGTACACGAAGGCACTGAGGGAATGCGTGCCCGCCATAGGCGAGACAAGAGAATACCTGAATACCATCAAAGGCACAATAACTTTCAACAGCGCGGAGTTCGACTCAAAGTGCATTTTTGCCGAAAGATGCGGAAGAAGAACCGACAGATGCCTGACGGAAAAGCCCGTTTTCGGGAACGGCTTTTCATGCCATAACCCTTACTAG
- the dnaG gene encoding DNA primase: MKIPSSKIDEILEASDIYEIINDVVPLKKLGNSFKGLCPFHSEKTPSFNVHPDKGFYHCFGCGTGGNIISFVMNYYSLPFPEAVRFLADRYGVEMEYEGAEVSQTAKDIAALHEELVLDSRRNLYSGIGKEALTYLKSRNFSDSLLEKFMVGWFPQKFDTEKYVRKYDKSVLINSGLFKEGQFGMRLMFFDRVMIPVRGVSGRTIAFSGRTISGQMPKYINSPETEIFKKRKVLFNLDHAKEHIRKKGHVLIVEGYFDVMRLHDKGFGNSVATMGTALTSDHVALLKRFTDDIYMLYDGDDAGYNSALKSLDVFVAADSFPSVIFLPKDDDPDTFLDREGAEGFGKLLETRKDLFVFTAETLAEAAGDMNSSLRALERMKQLLVKVKSPYRKEHYADKLAEIFNVGKEILKKDIDLSAANNSLKIVSKRPVRNTDRGTTYIYEREFIATLFKLPEDVALMQTENILPEFFNDKKLAEIYKKVLDVLRDGDNISVLLCSPDVGSELSEAVIKMPETDIYRLAAAAREKLISNSVMDTLSKAIQQSDGGADARELAIKRFEQARRMMHKRNSED, translated from the coding sequence ATGAAAATACCATCGTCAAAAATAGATGAAATTTTAGAAGCCAGCGATATTTACGAGATCATAAATGATGTTGTGCCCCTGAAAAAGCTTGGAAACAGCTTCAAGGGGCTGTGTCCTTTCCATTCGGAGAAGACACCGTCGTTCAACGTGCATCCCGACAAAGGTTTTTACCATTGTTTTGGCTGCGGAACCGGCGGAAACATAATATCTTTTGTGATGAACTACTACAGCCTTCCATTTCCTGAAGCCGTCCGTTTTCTGGCAGACAGATACGGCGTTGAGATGGAGTATGAGGGGGCGGAGGTCAGCCAGACGGCAAAGGACATCGCCGCACTCCATGAGGAACTGGTGCTCGATTCCCGCAGGAATCTCTATTCCGGCATAGGAAAAGAGGCTCTGACGTATCTTAAAAGCAGAAACTTTTCCGACTCGCTCCTTGAAAAGTTCATGGTGGGATGGTTCCCCCAGAAGTTCGACACGGAGAAATACGTCCGCAAGTATGACAAAAGCGTTCTGATCAACTCAGGACTGTTCAAAGAGGGGCAGTTCGGCATGCGCCTGATGTTCTTCGACAGGGTCATGATCCCTGTCAGGGGAGTCAGCGGGCGGACAATCGCTTTTTCCGGCAGAACTATTTCGGGGCAGATGCCCAAATATATAAACTCTCCCGAAACGGAGATATTTAAGAAAAGAAAGGTGCTTTTCAACCTCGATCATGCGAAGGAACATATCCGCAAAAAAGGGCATGTGCTTATAGTCGAAGGTTATTTCGATGTTATGCGCCTGCACGACAAAGGGTTCGGAAACAGTGTCGCCACCATGGGCACCGCATTGACATCCGACCATGTGGCACTGCTCAAGCGTTTTACCGATGATATATATATGTTGTATGACGGCGACGATGCCGGATACAACTCGGCTCTGAAAAGCCTTGATGTCTTTGTTGCTGCGGACAGTTTTCCGTCGGTGATATTCCTGCCCAAGGATGACGACCCCGACACCTTCCTCGACAGGGAAGGAGCCGAAGGCTTCGGGAAGCTTCTGGAGACACGAAAGGATCTTTTTGTTTTTACAGCGGAAACTCTGGCTGAGGCGGCAGGGGATATGAACTCAAGCCTCAGGGCGCTGGAAAGGATGAAACAGCTTCTGGTTAAGGTGAAAAGCCCTTACAGAAAAGAGCATTACGCCGATAAACTGGCGGAAATATTTAACGTGGGAAAAGAAATATTAAAAAAGGATATTGACCTTTCTGCGGCAAATAATAGTTTAAAAATAGTTAGCAAGCGGCCTGTGCGAAACACGGACCGAGGCACAACATACATTTATGAACGCGAGTTTATCGCCACACTTTTCAAACTTCCGGAAGACGTAGCTCTTATGCAGACGGAAAATATTCTGCCCGAGTTTTTTAACGATAAAAAACTGGCTGAGATTTATAAGAAAGTTCTTGATGTTTTGCGTGATGGTGATAATATCAGTGTCCTTTTGTGCTCACCTGATGTGGGCAGCGAACTATCGGAAGCCGTTATCAAAATGCCGGAAACCGATATCTACAGACTGGCGGCAGCTGCCAGAGAAAAGCTGATTTCCAATTCAGTTATGGACACCCTGTCTAAAGCTATTCAACAGTCGGATGGCGGGGCGGATGCGCGTGAACTGGCCATTAAAAGGTTCGAACAGGCACGCCGTATGATGCACAAAAGGAATTCGGAGGATTGA
- a CDS encoding MATE family efflux transporter encodes MIRLNDRYRRVLAISMPAVFHNFMNIVQSMVDMLFVGRISSVSLASVGVSMQYTTMLYAFMSIVYVGTNVLVSRFYGSKEMDRAGQTVYMMFLFSFVISLPLMYFCVFHSPFLFEILGTDAEVVRDGAIYLSTYSYAMPALFIQGVLFSGLNAIGQTKVPFYISIFGNLINVVLDWVLIFGKFGFPEMGVQGAALATAITIYCQLAVYIWYYLTFSEIRIVSKWDLTLLIRGIKVAVPAWLERIVAHPSYIVLSALVAKFGVDALAGYQVGLRIEGLAFMPGVGFIFASMALVGQGIGAGKPDEAEKDATAAVISASVIMGVLGLLMAVFPHGLARMFTDNEATIENAVWYLRIMGISQVPLAVCFVVSGSLRGAGDTNVTFYINTVSLWGLRILPAWILTFYVTNSVWVYLVAMIESVVRAGILLVRFRSGKWKSIKV; translated from the coding sequence ATGATTCGTCTTAATGACAGGTACCGCAGGGTGCTCGCAATCTCCATGCCCGCGGTGTTTCACAACTTTATGAACATTGTTCAGTCTATGGTGGATATGCTTTTCGTGGGGCGTATTTCCTCGGTGAGCCTTGCTTCGGTTGGTGTCAGCATGCAGTACACGACAATGCTGTATGCGTTCATGTCGATAGTGTATGTGGGAACCAACGTTCTTGTGTCCCGTTTTTACGGCTCAAAGGAGATGGACAGAGCCGGGCAGACAGTTTATATGATGTTTCTGTTCTCGTTCGTTATCTCTCTGCCGCTGATGTATTTCTGCGTTTTCCATTCGCCGTTTCTTTTCGAAATTCTGGGTACGGATGCCGAGGTTGTGCGTGACGGTGCAATCTATCTTTCAACCTATTCATACGCAATGCCTGCACTTTTCATTCAGGGCGTGCTTTTCAGCGGCCTGAACGCCATAGGTCAGACGAAAGTTCCTTTTTATATCAGCATATTCGGCAACCTGATAAATGTTGTTCTGGACTGGGTGCTCATCTTCGGAAAATTCGGTTTTCCTGAAATGGGTGTTCAGGGTGCGGCGCTTGCCACCGCCATAACCATCTATTGTCAGCTTGCCGTGTATATCTGGTATTACCTGACATTCAGCGAAATCAGAATTGTTTCAAAGTGGGATCTTACCCTGCTTATCAGAGGGATAAAGGTTGCTGTTCCGGCGTGGCTGGAACGTATTGTGGCGCATCCTTCGTATATTGTTCTGTCGGCACTGGTGGCTAAGTTCGGAGTTGACGCTCTGGCGGGCTATCAGGTGGGACTGCGTATCGAAGGGCTTGCGTTCATGCCCGGAGTAGGGTTCATCTTTGCCAGTATGGCTCTGGTGGGGCAGGGCATCGGAGCAGGAAAGCCGGATGAGGCTGAGAAGGATGCGACGGCCGCCGTCATTTCCGCATCGGTTATAATGGGTGTGCTTGGGCTTCTTATGGCTGTGTTTCCTCATGGTCTGGCGAGAATGTTCACCGATAATGAGGCCACCATAGAGAACGCAGTGTGGTATCTGCGGATAATGGGTATCTCGCAGGTTCCTCTGGCCGTGTGTTTTGTTGTTTCGGGCAGTCTGCGTGGTGCGGGCGATACTAACGTGACCTTTTATATTAACACCGTCTCCCTCTGGGGACTTCGCATTCTTCCTGCATGGATACTGACATTCTATGTCACAAACTCGGTATGGGTATATCTGGTGGCCATGATAGAATCCGTTGTGCGGGCGGGTATACTTCTGGTGCGTTTCAGAAGCGGAAAATGGAAGAGTATAAAGGTCTAG
- a CDS encoding ribonuclease HI family protein, which yields MPKIDIYTDGASRGNPGPAACGFAVYADGVEIFTGKKYLGTATNNFAEYTAVIEAAKCPMVADAHEINFFMDSELIVKQMTGIYRVKHPDMIMLKQQLDSILAGKKVTFTHVRRELNKTADRLANEAIDEAQK from the coding sequence ATGCCGAAAATTGATATATACACAGACGGCGCATCCCGGGGAAATCCCGGGCCTGCCGCCTGCGGTTTCGCAGTTTATGCGGACGGTGTCGAAATTTTTACCGGAAAAAAATATCTGGGCACAGCCACCAATAACTTTGCAGAGTACACAGCGGTCATAGAGGCGGCTAAATGCCCTATGGTTGCGGATGCCCATGAGATAAACTTCTTTATGGATTCCGAACTGATCGTTAAGCAGATGACAGGCATATACAGGGTCAAGCACCCCGATATGATAATGCTTAAACAGCAGCTGGATTCCATTCTTGCAGGAAAAAAGGTCACTTTCACCCACGTCCGGCGTGAGCTGAACAAAACAGCGGACAGGCTCGCAAACGAAGCCATTGACGAAGCACAGAAATAA
- a CDS encoding zinc ribbon domain-containing protein, which produces MLEIISQLIEIQRLDNLIADAEAKLAGQPEYVKKAQNELDKAQAAFDEFNRKYEKDLAAKIQVEAAYEEGKALLDKAQKKLPEVKNNKEYEAVLKEMDTLKKNVYESELKLIELTEAVDKYKAENQSVIDQLEKMKQELESTRTQKDEENSELISGLSADKAAREVAVKVVKKPMLSKYERIRDARNNLAVVRVENETCTGCCIKIPPQLYVEVKKDKELLQCPNCQRFLYALPEDNNAEN; this is translated from the coding sequence ATGTTGGAGATAATTTCGCAGCTTATCGAGATTCAGCGTCTGGACAACCTGATAGCCGATGCGGAGGCAAAGCTGGCAGGTCAGCCCGAATATGTTAAGAAGGCGCAGAACGAGCTTGATAAGGCACAGGCGGCTTTCGACGAGTTCAACAGGAAGTATGAGAAAGATCTCGCCGCCAAAATTCAGGTGGAAGCAGCTTACGAAGAGGGTAAGGCTCTGCTTGACAAAGCACAGAAAAAACTTCCCGAAGTGAAGAACAACAAGGAATATGAAGCTGTGCTGAAAGAGATGGACACTCTTAAAAAGAACGTGTATGAGTCAGAGCTCAAACTCATCGAACTGACTGAGGCTGTTGACAAATACAAAGCCGAAAACCAGTCGGTGATCGATCAGCTTGAGAAGATGAAACAGGAGCTTGAGTCAACCAGAACCCAGAAGGACGAGGAAAACTCAGAGCTTATCAGCGGACTCTCAGCGGACAAAGCGGCCAGAGAAGTGGCTGTTAAAGTCGTCAAAAAGCCCATGCTCTCAAAATATGAGAGGATCAGGGATGCGAGAAACAACCTCGCAGTGGTTCGTGTTGAAAACGAAACATGCACCGGATGCTGCATAAAAATTCCGCCCCAGCTTTATGTTGAGGTAAAAAAGGATAAAGAGCTTCTCCAGTGCCCCAACTGCCAGCGCTTCCTTTACGCCCTGCCCGAAGATAATAATGCCGAAAATTGA
- a CDS encoding Nif3-like dinuclear metal center hexameric protein — protein sequence MTKVRDLRNYLEKAIADKSRQYDWDNSGNQIVPDDREITKAAFALDPTDKVINKAIEEGCEVLITHHPLFFGSLKSLCFDRPFDRKVIKAIQNGLSILSHHTSLDLADYSLNDHLCSLLNGKVEEIFVTEGHKEMVKFIVFVPVTHSQQVRKAMAEAGAGNIGNYSDVSFSAEGTGRFKPCEGAKPFMGSLGEIEEVAEHRIETIIEKSKVKNLINKVVEAHPYEEVAYDVYPLEGGAEYGLGRIASFETPMPLSGFLDKVRFALGSDTLRINTADLSARVKRFAVVTGSGASMWKKCVGRADVLVTGDMKHHEALDAQEAGIVIVDAGHFHTERIFMKYLAEKIGNEFNINTVLIDEQPPIINWR from the coding sequence GTGACAAAAGTAAGAGATTTACGAAATTACTTGGAGAAGGCTATCGCTGACAAGAGTCGCCAATACGATTGGGACAACAGCGGGAACCAGATAGTACCTGACGACAGGGAAATCACTAAAGCCGCATTCGCACTTGACCCGACCGACAAAGTTATAAACAAAGCAATAGAAGAGGGGTGTGAGGTTCTGATAACTCATCACCCCCTTTTTTTTGGCTCTCTGAAAAGCCTCTGCTTCGACAGACCTTTCGACAGAAAAGTCATTAAAGCCATACAGAACGGGCTTTCCATACTCTCTCATCACACCAGTCTAGACCTTGCTGATTACAGCCTTAACGACCACCTCTGTTCTCTGCTCAACGGAAAAGTTGAGGAGATTTTTGTTACAGAGGGGCACAAGGAAATGGTCAAGTTCATCGTCTTTGTGCCGGTGACGCATTCGCAGCAGGTCAGAAAGGCCATGGCTGAGGCGGGTGCGGGCAACATTGGCAACTACTCCGACGTGTCTTTCTCGGCTGAGGGCACGGGAAGATTCAAGCCCTGCGAAGGGGCAAAGCCGTTCATGGGCAGCCTGGGCGAGATTGAAGAGGTCGCCGAGCACCGCATCGAAACCATCATTGAAAAATCAAAAGTAAAAAATCTCATAAACAAAGTCGTTGAGGCACACCCCTACGAAGAGGTCGCATACGACGTCTACCCACTTGAGGGCGGCGCAGAATACGGTCTGGGGCGCATCGCCTCCTTCGAAACCCCCATGCCCCTTTCTGGTTTTCTTGACAAAGTGCGTTTTGCACTGGGTTCGGACACCCTGCGCATCAACACAGCTGATCTTTCCGCCCGTGTGAAGCGTTTTGCTGTCGTGACAGGCAGCGGAGCCTCCATGTGGAAAAAATGCGTTGGAAGGGCAGATGTGCTGGTTACAGGGGATATGAAACACCACGAGGCTCTGGACGCTCAGGAGGCGGGCATCGTTATTGTCGATGCGGGTCACTTCCATACAGAGCGCATCTTCATGAAATATCTGGCAGAAAAAATAGGTAACGAATTTAATATAAATACAGTGCTGATAGACGAACAACCGCCTATCATAAACTGGAGGTAA
- a CDS encoding 3'-5' exonuclease — protein MISKLFNKKPAGEKAKDPISIYVNKLCDNFAKNITLDERIEDTVFSVVDTETTGLDLATAKIINVAAVKVQNFKIIDFYNSFINPEIDIPAESIKWHNITNEMVEDKPTAGEVLPDFINFVGSSVIVGHHINFDIKMINKELNECYGCSMNNQWLDTMFIYSRAIRKKEEHVSLDFLLSKYQVVCNGRHTALGDALATAEVFAKMMSQSKSEFPSLRKLIDSQRLITG, from the coding sequence ATGATTAGCAAACTCTTTAATAAAAAACCTGCTGGGGAAAAAGCAAAAGACCCCATATCTATCTATGTTAATAAGCTGTGCGATAATTTCGCTAAAAATATAACACTGGATGAAAGGATTGAAGATACTGTTTTCTCCGTGGTAGACACGGAGACCACAGGACTCGACCTTGCAACGGCAAAAATAATCAACGTTGCCGCAGTAAAAGTTCAGAACTTCAAAATCATCGATTTCTATAACTCATTCATAAATCCCGAAATTGACATCCCAGCAGAATCAATCAAATGGCACAACATAACAAACGAAATGGTAGAGGATAAACCTACAGCGGGAGAGGTTCTGCCGGATTTCATAAATTTTGTGGGCAGTTCGGTTATAGTCGGCCACCATATCAACTTCGACATAAAGATGATCAATAAAGAGCTTAACGAGTGCTACGGCTGTTCCATGAACAACCAGTGGCTGGACACAATGTTCATATACTCCAGAGCCATACGCAAAAAAGAGGAGCACGTCAGTCTCGATTTTCTCCTTTCTAAATATCAGGTTGTCTGCAACGGCCGCCACACGGCACTGGGCGACGCACTGGCAACTGCCGAGGTTTTTGCCAAGATGATGAGCCAGTCGAAATCCGAGTTCCCGTCTTTGCGAAAACTCATAGACAGCCAACGACTTATAACGGGGTAA
- the rpoD gene encoding RNA polymerase sigma factor RpoD yields the protein MSRKIKSPEVKNIIALGKEKGFLTFDEINENLPDDILTTELIDEIMMLLAQLKIDVIDSKVDKPGLFTADDDVDDDDEESFGLLKDVGEETISTDDPVRLYLKEMGNIPLLNRDEEIEVAKEIEDGQRKVLRAVLLYPKTAAKIMEIAEGIKNDSMRLKDIIDIEDELEPEHVDMDEPDADIIRNIDDDLDTVEEREEEEEGEEDFIEPEEEEETEEETPEAEDINSVSAADEKELQIKEQYITILEDIAAKLKQNIIINDRIKENKLGLDEVLTLKQTMHETVDEITGKLLEIKVNYSKICNIAGDIKSAYSAIIDSTRELEKLCRVVKLTDYQDLSQVCEDRIKGACEARGMGANDIATILKKFKAAKKNFDASMSNLGFDKAELDVIHDSLIMGESETESAKSKLIEANLRLVVSIAKKYTNRGLQFLDLIQEGNIGLMKAVEKFEYKRGYKFSTYATWWIRQAITRAIADQARTIRIPVHMIETINKMMKITRQLQQDMGREPTPEEISLKMDIPVEKIKKVMKIAKEPVSLETPIGEDEDSSLGDFIEDKSAKNPSEEVTYLKLKEHTQQILETLSHRESEVLKLRFGINCDSDHTLEEVGKKFNVTRERIRQIEAKALRKLRHPTRSRILKTFTE from the coding sequence ATGTCGAGAAAGATAAAAAGCCCTGAAGTCAAAAACATTATCGCACTGGGAAAGGAAAAAGGCTTCCTGACCTTTGATGAGATCAATGAAAACCTGCCGGATGATATACTTACCACTGAGCTTATCGACGAGATCATGATGCTGCTGGCGCAGCTTAAGATCGATGTTATCGACAGCAAAGTGGACAAGCCCGGTCTTTTCACCGCCGATGATGATGTTGACGATGACGATGAAGAGTCTTTCGGGCTGCTTAAAGACGTTGGCGAAGAGACAATCAGCACCGATGACCCTGTCAGACTCTACCTTAAGGAGATGGGAAACATCCCCCTGCTTAACCGTGACGAGGAGATAGAAGTCGCCAAAGAGATAGAAGACGGGCAGAGAAAGGTTCTGCGTGCCGTACTTCTCTACCCGAAAACAGCAGCTAAAATAATGGAAATAGCCGAAGGCATCAAAAACGACAGCATGAGGCTTAAAGACATTATAGATATAGAGGACGAGCTGGAACCCGAGCATGTCGATATGGATGAGCCGGATGCGGACATCATAAGAAACATCGATGATGATCTGGACACGGTCGAAGAGAGAGAGGAAGAAGAGGAAGGAGAAGAAGATTTTATCGAGCCTGAGGAAGAGGAGGAGACCGAAGAGGAAACTCCCGAGGCCGAAGACATCAACTCGGTTTCAGCTGCGGACGAAAAAGAGCTCCAGATCAAAGAGCAGTATATCACCATCCTTGAAGATATAGCCGCAAAGCTTAAGCAGAACATCATAATCAATGACAGAATTAAAGAGAACAAGCTGGGTCTGGACGAGGTTCTCACCCTTAAGCAGACCATGCACGAAACGGTGGACGAGATCACCGGAAAACTCCTTGAAATTAAAGTAAATTATTCCAAGATCTGCAATATTGCAGGAGATATAAAATCAGCCTACTCAGCCATCATCGACAGCACAAGGGAGCTTGAGAAGCTCTGCCGTGTTGTTAAGCTCACCGACTATCAGGATCTTTCGCAGGTCTGCGAAGACAGGATAAAGGGAGCCTGCGAGGCAAGAGGTATGGGCGCAAACGACATTGCGACCATCCTTAAAAAGTTTAAAGCGGCGAAGAAGAATTTTGACGCATCAATGAGCAACCTCGGGTTTGACAAGGCCGAGCTGGACGTTATTCATGACAGCCTGATTATGGGCGAGTCTGAGACAGAGTCCGCCAAGTCTAAACTTATCGAGGCCAACCTGCGTCTGGTTGTGTCCATCGCCAAAAAATATACCAACAGAGGTCTTCAGTTCCTCGACCTTATTCAGGAAGGGAACATCGGCCTTATGAAAGCAGTTGAGAAGTTCGAGTATAAGAGGGGCTATAAATTCTCCACTTATGCAACATGGTGGATCCGTCAGGCCATAACAAGAGCCATTGCCGATCAGGCCAGAACCATCAGGATTCCCGTGCACATGATCGAAACCATCAACAAGATGATGAAGATTACCCGTCAGCTCCAGCAGGATATGGGTCGTGAACCCACACCCGAGGAGATATCCCTTAAAATGGATATTCCTGTGGAGAAAATTAAAAAGGTCATGAAGATCGCTAAAGAACCCGTATCCCTTGAAACACCCATAGGTGAGGACGAGGATTCGAGCCTTGGCGACTTTATCGAGGATAAATCCGCTAAGAACCCCTCAGAAGAGGTTACATACCTGAAACTGAAGGAGCACACTCAGCAGATTCTGGAAACCCTGAGCCACAGAGAATCGGAAGTGCTTAAACTGCGCTTCGGAATAAACTGCGACTCCGACCATACACTTGAAGAGGTAGGTAAGAAGTTCAATGTCACACGCGAACGTATCAGACAGATCGAAGCAAAAGCATTGAGGAAACTCCGCCACCCCACAAGAAGCAGAATTTTAAAAACTTTTACCGAATAA
- a CDS encoding ClpXP protease specificity-enhancing factor SspB, whose product MGDFRLNVLKEILNSYEKFFIHLMPHPQLIIGSRGLVGEEKKNGIVLVFSSYSYDKLSMEDDSVTVNMKFSGSWESLYIPVDAISAIFNDPVKPEFMFSFKPQNRKSAPQPVEKETSDDESEDTETSSGGSNVIQFKRKN is encoded by the coding sequence ATGGGTGATTTCAGACTTAACGTTCTAAAAGAAATTCTGAACAGTTACGAAAAATTCTTTATCCATCTTATGCCGCATCCTCAGCTGATAATCGGCTCCAGAGGGCTTGTGGGCGAAGAGAAAAAGAACGGCATCGTGCTGGTTTTCAGCTCATATTCATACGACAAACTGAGCATGGAAGACGATTCTGTAACCGTTAATATGAAATTTTCAGGAAGCTGGGAGAGCCTTTATATTCCGGTGGACGCCATAAGCGCAATATTCAACGACCCCGTCAAACCGGAGTTCATGTTCAGCTTTAAACCGCAGAACAGAAAATCCGCCCCGCAGCCTGTGGAAAAAGAGACTTCTGACGATGAATCGGAAGACACGGAAACCTCATCAGGCGGTAGCAACGTTATCCAGTTCAAAAGAAAGAACTGA